The genomic segment TTCAGGCTAATATCTCCGATTTGGAATGGAGACCAGGGATGCTTATGCGCGGAGTTAAAGAAATTCCGCTGTCCATTTAGAGCGGCTAACCGCATGTTATGATGTCACGGCTGCCTGCGGGCAGCTTTATTCTTTTTCCACATGCTATAATAAAACCAAGCTGCGAGGACAAGCTAATTGGAGAATCAAGCACATAAAGCATGCTGCTGATCGGCTCTTATGGCAACTTCGAGCTTGGCAGGCTGGCAATTACTCATACAAGGGAGTGGAGACAACGATGATTAGCAAGGTCGGGCAAATTATGCTGTATGTAAATAACCAAGATGCGGCAAGGGATTTTTGGACAGAGAAGGTTGGTTTTCATGTCGTTTCGGAAGAAGACAACGGTCAAGGCATGCGCTGGATTGAAATCGCTCCGGCCAAAGGTGCCGACACAACGATCATTCTCCACAATAAGGCATTCGTTGAAAAAATGTCGCCTGGTTTAAATTTGGGCACGCCTTCTTTAATGTTTTTCTCAGATCATCTCGATCAATTACATAGCGACCTGTCTAATAAACAGATTACAGTCGGGCCATTAGTGGAAATGCCGTCCGGACGGGTATTTAACTTTGCGGATCATGAAGAAAATTACTTCGCTGTCATGGAAAAAAAGTAAATACGGCTCATTAGAGCTGAATCGATACCACTTAAGGCGGCCGACATTTACAGTCGGTCGCCTTTTTTTACTTCCTTTTTTGGCACTCCCCAAAAAGTTATTGTTGTTTGGTTGTATAGACGGCTATGCCATTTGCCCTTAAGATAAAGCTATTCTATTCATGAACAGATGCACGCTTTGAGTTTGAGCAACAATCGGGGGTGTAGGATGAACGGAAATTTTAAGCTGAACCCTATGCGGGCTTCCACATTTTTACGAAAATTATCTATTAAGCATCGACTGTTAATTGCCTTCCTGATTACCTCGCTTCTGCCGGTCGTCTCCGTAGCGCTTTATTCAAACCTTAGATATGAGGCGTCCATTTCAGAAAAGCTAAGCACATCCACCCTTCAAGTGTTGTCCGAATCCGCGACG from the Paenibacillus sp. BIHB 4019 genome contains:
- a CDS encoding VOC family protein — its product is MISKVGQIMLYVNNQDAARDFWTEKVGFHVVSEEDNGQGMRWIEIAPAKGADTTIILHNKAFVEKMSPGLNLGTPSLMFFSDHLDQLHSDLSNKQITVGPLVEMPSGRVFNFADHEENYFAVMEKK